The following coding sequences lie in one Apium graveolens cultivar Ventura chromosome 3, ASM990537v1, whole genome shotgun sequence genomic window:
- the LOC141710615 gene encoding protein S40-7-like, which translates to MDSRGVANHRRLPSSDRFLDVFSPPKSSSDVISGVGDELNEDDVFWTGDFSQANHQRSVSGDLDRRVENRKEFGEPDRTGILAALSDNRKVNRPVLNRKPLIASSSRTIPPIPKPPVERDYSQSMPARKFQQSAPVNVPMMQRKMKNDLDDVDIDLDAEEEMLPPHELVARGSGNAPATTSSVLEGVGRTLKGRDLRLVRNAVWRQTGFLD; encoded by the coding sequence ATGGACTCAAGAGGCGTTGCTAATCACCGTCGTTTGCCGTCGTCCGACCGCTTTCTCGACGTGTTTTCTCCGCCGAAGTCGTCATCTGACGTCATCTCCGGTGTCGGCGATGAGCTGAATGAAGATGATGTGTTCTGGACCGGCGATTTCTCTCAGGCGAATCATCAGCGGTCTGTTTCTGGTGATCTGGACCGGAGAGTGGAGAACCGGAAGGAGTTTGGTGAACCGGACCGGACCGGGATACTGGCGGCATTATCGGATAATCGGAAGGTTAACCGGCCGGTTTTGAACCGGAAGCCGTTGATTGCGTCGAGTTCGAGGACAATTCCGCCGATTCCAAAGCCTCCGGTGGAGCGAGATTACTCGCAGTCAATGCCGGCGAGGAAGTTTCAGCAATCGGCGCCGGTGAATGTTCCGATGATGCAGAGGAAGATGAAGAATGATTTAGATGACGTGGACATTGATTTGGATGCGGAGGAAGAGATGTTGCCGCCGCATGAGCTTGTTGCGAGAGGATCGGGGAATGCGCCTGCAACGACGTCGTCTGTGCTTGAAGGTGTGGGGAGAACTCTCAAAGGAAGAGATCTTAGGCTTGTTCGTAATGCTGTGTGGCGTCAAACAGGTTTTCTCGACTGA